TCACATTCATAACCACTTAAAGTCTAAAGTTTCTGACGAAGTGACTATTACCATTCTTGATCAAGGTATTTATAGAGCAACGATATTAGAATTAAGTCATCATAATTGCACTATTGAATTCAAGGAGGCTGTACAAAGTAGTGAACCTTGGTTTCACTTACTCGTTGGACTAAGTAGACCTCAAACTATCAAGAAAGTACTAGAGCACTCATCTACTCTCGGAGCAGCTTCTTTTGAACTTTTTAAAGCTCAATTATCTGAAAAGAGTTATTCACAGTCTAAGATCTATGAAAATTTAAACTTTAGGCAATACCTTATTGATGGACTTTCACAATCAAAGCTCTATTACAATCTCCCTAGCTTCTCGCTTACAAATTACATGTCCTTAGAAAAATACCTTACTCATGAAAATAAATACTTTCTCTCCCTTAATGGAATTAAGACTTTTAACCAACTTGAAGCTTCCAAGAGAAGTAACCCGCTCCTTGCTGTTGGCCCAGAGAGAGGTTGGACTAAGCAAGAAGAGAGTAAGCTAATAGAGTCTGGTTTTAAGCCAATAAGAATTAGTGCTTCAACCCTGAGAGTTGAGCATGCAATCTACACAGCAATTGGACAACTCGAGATGCTAAACCTTTAATATTTCTAAGTTTTCACTATGGCCATTAAATTGATATAATAGTAGAAGATAAGAGCTTAAAAAGTTAAGTTCACGGAGTATATATGATTAGAAAAATTGAAACTTTATTCGACGAACAGGTTCGCCCAGCTCTAGCTGCTCACGGTGGAAATGTAGAGATAATAGATATTGATAACGGAAAGCTCTTTGTAAAACTTAGTGGTGGCTGCCAAGGCTGTTCAAGCTCTAGCGCAACTTTAAAAGATGGTATTGAGAGAATGATTAAACAAAACTTTCCAGAAATTGAAGAAGTTGTTGATCTTACCGATCACGAATCAGGTGATAAACCTTACTTTTCTTAAGGGGCTATCGCCCCATTATGACCTGACTTCGAACCTCCGAAATCTTTTTGAAATCTATTTTCTGAATAAATATTCCCTCACCTTCTTTAGCATCAACTAAAACTTCCCCCCAAGGGTCAACGATCAAAGAGTGACCGTAGGTAGAGATGATCTCATTATTTTCTCCCCACTGAGCAGAGGCAATAACAAAGCACTGACTCTCGATCGCGCGAGCGCGAAGTAATGTATGCCAATGGGCCTTTCCTGTAGGAATCGTAAACGCAGATGAAAAAGTTAGAATCTGAGCTCCACTCATTCGGTAAGCTAGGGACATTTCACTATAGCGAAGATCAAAGCACACTCCCAAACCAATTTTCATTGAATCAAACTCTAAAAGCTTACTCTCAGTCCCTGGAGTATAAACGTCACCTTCATTTATTTTCTTTCTATTTCCATCTCTTACAAAATCGCAAGAGAAGAGATGGTTCTTATCATAGTGGCCTAAGTCCTCACCTTGTGCTGAGAAATTATAGGCCCTATTAATGACCTTGCCGTCTACTAGAGTAGCCGCTGTTCCACCGAGAAGGGCCACTTTATACTTGGTAGATAGAGCTCTAATATTTTCATAGTGCTCGTTTTCAAACTCCACTAAATACGGAGTTGCTCCTCTTCCATTAGACATCGAATAGAAGCATTCTGGTAAGAATACGGCCCCTACTTCCTTGCCATCAATCTCTTTTAGAAAAGTTTCTATCTTCTTTAAGTTCTCTCTAAAATCTAAGACCGAAGTCATCTGAATAATGGCCACTTTCATATTTACTTAGCAATCCTCTTACCAATGGCAAAGTAATCAAATCCATGATCTAAAACAGTCTTTGTTTTATAAAGATTTCTGCTGTCAAAAATAACAGATTTATTTAATCTCGCTTTGATTTCTTCAAAGTCAGGAGAAGTAAATTCTCTCCATTCTGTCATAGTCACTAGACCATCAGAGTTTGTTAGAGCATCATACTTATTTTCAAACTTAGTTGTTCCACCCTTTGTTTCACTCATAGACTCCATAAGTTCTTCAAAATTATTAGCGGCTTCTGGATCATAGTAATTAACTTTTGCTCCAGCACGAATAAGCTCTTTTGCCATTGTGATAGCACTTGTTTCACGAATATCGTCTGTATTTGCTTTAAAGGCTACGCCCCAAAATGTGAATGTCTTCCCACTTACATCTCCATAGTAAGACATAATTTTTTCAAACATTCTCTTCTTCTGTTCTTCGTTAACTTCTTCAGTTGCCTCAACAACTTTTAAAGTCATTCCACTTTCTTTCGCAGTATACATAAGAGCTTTCACATCTTTTGGAAAGCAGCTCCCACCATAACCTGGACCTGGGTAGAGAAATTGATTTCCAATTCTTCTATCACTCCCAATTCCGTCGCGAACCTCATTTATATCTGCACCACGAAGATCACAGAGCTTAGCAATTTCATTAATAAAAGAAATCTTTGTCGCAAGAAAACAATTGGCCGCATACTTAGTCATCTCTGCAGAGAGATTAGACATCATATATATTGGGTTACCTTGACGAACTAGAGGTGCATAGAGCTCACTCATCGCATCGGCCGCGAATTGGTCAGCATGACCAATAACAACTCTATCTGGTTTCATAAAATCATCAACAGCAGTTCCCTCTTTTAAGAACTCAGGATTATTTACAATATGAAACTTCTTATTTGTTGCATTCTTAACAAGCTCTTGAATCATTTCACAAGTTCCTACTGGAACTGTTGACTTGATAACAATGATTGCACCTTCACTCATTTCTTTCGCCACACTAAGTGCGGCATCTTTTAGGTAGGTAAGATTAGCTGATCCATCATCACTTGATGGAGTTCCCACCGCTAGAAAAATTGATTTCGCCTCTTTCACAGAATCATAATTTGTAGAGAATTTAAGTCTTTTTGATTTTATATTTCTATGCAGAAGTTCTTCAAGCCCTGGCTCGTATATAGGAGATTTCCCCTCTTCAAGCATAGCAATTTTCTTTGGGTCAATATCAATACATGTAACATCATGACCAATTTCAGCAAAACATGTTCCACTAACTAAACCTACATATCCAGTACCGATGACTGAAACTCTCATATTCAATTCCTTATTAAGATTCAAAGCACTTTACAATAGCACTAATATCATTAAAGATAGAGGGAAAAGACAAATTCCTTGCACCGCAAGACTAGGCAAACCAATGATTAAAACATTGATAAAATTTCTCGTTGCAGCACTTCTGATCGGCTGGCTTCTAAGCAGTGGAAAACTAGATTTTTCCCTTGTCAACAGGCTTATTCACGAATCAAATAACTGGATATATGCAATTATACTTATTATCATTCAAATCAATCTCGCCAGCTTTAGATGGAGAGCGCTACTCAAGACAAGATCTAACGCCAGCCTTCCACCTTTTAAACTTATGAGTTTAAACTGGATTGGACAATTCTTTAATACATTTCTCCCCGGAGCAGTCACCGGAGACTTAATAAAGCTAGTCTATGCAAGAGATCTAGATAAATCACTTCCAAAAACATTTCTCATCATGACAGCTCTCATCGATAGAATACTGGGGTTAGTTGGTCTTATATTTTTAACAGGCGTTTTCACTATTATTAACTATCAAGACATGATTGCTCTTTCTCCAAAGATGAAAACTCTTCTGCCTTTTAATGCCCTTCTTTTCTTAGGGGCTATTTTCTTTCTAGTATCTCTCTTTCTACCAGGAAAAGTTCAAGGATCTATTCTCACTTTAACAAAGAAGCTTCCACTCGTTGGAATAAAAATAGCTTCAATACTTGAACAAGTATGGAGCATTGGTAAGAACAAAAGCGCTGTTATCTTTGGGGTTGCCCTAAGCTGCGCACTACAATTTTGTAGCGTCTTTTCCTTTTGGCTAGTCACCGAACCTTTTCTAACGATAAAAGTTCCGATAGGACAGCTTTTAACTTTCATCCCAATTGGAATGATATCAACAGCAATTCCAGTTTCTCCAGCAGGGCTTGGAGTTGGTCACGTCATCTTTGAAAGACTATTTAAACTTGTAAATATTGAAGGTGGAGCTTCCCTCTTCAACCTCTTCTTTCTCTTAACTGTTACAACGAATTTACTGGGAGTAATTCCTTACCTTCTCAGTAAGAAGCATACGATTAAAGAAGCTGACGATTTTGAAAATTCTGAAGTTAATTAAAAACAAAAATAGACTTAGCATCTAGATGCCCATATCTATTCCACTTTGTCTTAAGCGATTCTACGCGAAGTAAGAATTCTACTTCCTTCTTGCTATCATTTAGCAATCTAACCTTCTTCCCCTCTTTCTTTAAAATATTCTTTATTTCACCAGGAAGAAGACAGAGGCCAGAGAGAGTAAAGAACTCACCTTCTGTTTCAATCACTCTTCCAATAAAGAGATCATTCTTAATAAGTGAAGGAATGATGGCCCTTTTTGAGAGAGTAATTTTTCTATTATGAACAATATCTTTTAAGACGTGTTGCTTTCTAAGGTTACGCCCTTGATATTCGTAAATTGAATGCTTGATTGTTCTTAGCGCCTTAGAAATATTATCTTCAACTGTATTTTCAGAAACATAGTTCCAGATAGGACAACCATCTTCAGAAACAAATTGGAGAAGATACCAGTCATTAAAAGCAGACATTCTACTTTCATAGTCTTCATCTTCTTCAAAGACTTGTCCAGTTAAGGAGAAATATAAATTCTTCGCTTCCAGCATTGTATCAAAGTGCTTTCCGTTACTATAAATTTTAAGAGCATTACCTAAATGCTCCATCACTGATTCAATCATCTAATCATCAACCTTAAGTACTGCTAAGAATGCCTCTTGAGGAATCTCTACATTTCCAACCATTTTCATTCTCTTCTTACCAGCTTTTTGCTTTTCAAGAAGCTTTCTCTTTCTAGAAATATCCCCGCCGTAACACTTAGCAAGTACGTTCTTTCTAAGGGCCTTTACAGTTTCTCTAGAAATAATTTTTGCACCAATTGCCGCTTGAATAGCGATATCAAATTGTTGCCTATCTATAATTTTTCTTAATCTTTCAACAAGAACTTTTCCCTTACTATAAGCATTGTCTCTATGACAGATTAAAGAGAGAGCATCTACTTTTTCACTATTTAAGAGGATATCAACTTTAACTAGATTTGAAGGCTCATATCCTTTAAAGTCATAATCCATTGAGGCATAACCCTTAGACATCCCTTTTAACTTATCGTAGAAATCAAAGACCATCTCACTTAAAGGGAGATCGTAAGAAACCTGAACTCTATCTTCAGTAATATAGTTTAAGTCTGTTTGAATTCCTCTTCTCTCTTCACATAATTTAATAATTCTTCCAACAAATTCATTTGGAACGTGAATAGAAATTTTCACGTATGGTTCAGAAATAGATTCAAATTCACCTGGCTCTGGTAGATCGGCCGGATTTTCAACATCAATATGTGTTCCATCTAAGAGATCTACTTTATAGGAAACTGAAGGTGCCGTTGAAATTAAGTTT
The sequence above is a segment of the Halobacteriovorax sp. JY17 genome. Coding sequences within it:
- a CDS encoding nitrilase-related carbon-nitrogen hydrolase; its protein translation is MKVAIIQMTSVLDFRENLKKIETFLKEIDGKEVGAVFLPECFYSMSNGRGATPYLVEFENEHYENIRALSTKYKVALLGGTAATLVDGKVINRAYNFSAQGEDLGHYDKNHLFSCDFVRDGNRKKINEGDVYTPGTESKLLEFDSMKIGLGVCFDLRYSEMSLAYRMSGAQILTFSSAFTIPTGKAHWHTLLRARAIESQCFVIASAQWGENNEIISTYGHSLIVDPWGEVLVDAKEGEGIFIQKIDFKKISEVRSQVIMGR
- a CDS encoding lysylphosphatidylglycerol synthase transmembrane domain-containing protein, with amino-acid sequence MIKTLIKFLVAALLIGWLLSSGKLDFSLVNRLIHESNNWIYAIILIIIQINLASFRWRALLKTRSNASLPPFKLMSLNWIGQFFNTFLPGAVTGDLIKLVYARDLDKSLPKTFLIMTALIDRILGLVGLIFLTGVFTIINYQDMIALSPKMKTLLPFNALLFLGAIFFLVSLFLPGKVQGSILTLTKKLPLVGIKIASILEQVWSIGKNKSAVIFGVALSCALQFCSVFSFWLVTEPFLTIKVPIGQLLTFIPIGMISTAIPVSPAGLGVGHVIFERLFKLVNIEGGASLFNLFFLLTVTTNLLGVIPYLLSKKHTIKEADDFENSEVN
- a CDS encoding NifU family protein, translating into MIRKIETLFDEQVRPALAAHGGNVEIIDIDNGKLFVKLSGGCQGCSSSSATLKDGIERMIKQNFPEIEEVVDLTDHESGDKPYFS
- a CDS encoding UDP-glucose/GDP-mannose dehydrogenase family protein, whose amino-acid sequence is MRVSVIGTGYVGLVSGTCFAEIGHDVTCIDIDPKKIAMLEEGKSPIYEPGLEELLHRNIKSKRLKFSTNYDSVKEAKSIFLAVGTPSSDDGSANLTYLKDAALSVAKEMSEGAIIVIKSTVPVGTCEMIQELVKNATNKKFHIVNNPEFLKEGTAVDDFMKPDRVVIGHADQFAADAMSELYAPLVRQGNPIYMMSNLSAEMTKYAANCFLATKISFINEIAKLCDLRGADINEVRDGIGSDRRIGNQFLYPGPGYGGSCFPKDVKALMYTAKESGMTLKVVEATEEVNEEQKKRMFEKIMSYYGDVSGKTFTFWGVAFKANTDDIRETSAITMAKELIRAGAKVNYYDPEAANNFEELMESMSETKGGTTKFENKYDALTNSDGLVTMTEWREFTSPDFEEIKARLNKSVIFDSRNLYKTKTVLDHGFDYFAIGKRIAK
- a CDS encoding RsmE family RNA methyltransferase, with product MNSICFFKEEIIDQSKIIFNDEKRLGHIHNHLKSKVSDEVTITILDQGIYRATILELSHHNCTIEFKEAVQSSEPWFHLLVGLSRPQTIKKVLEHSSTLGAASFELFKAQLSEKSYSQSKIYENLNFRQYLIDGLSQSKLYYNLPSFSLTNYMSLEKYLTHENKYFLSLNGIKTFNQLEASKRSNPLLAVGPERGWTKQEESKLIESGFKPIRISASTLRVEHAIYTAIGQLEMLNL